TATTTACTAGCTTACTGTTACATGTTGTGCTGTTTTTCAACTCCAGTCTCTGATGTACAAGCAGAGACAAAGGTGATGACAGCAACATATTTTATGAGCTTCGGAAGGTCCTTGCCACAGATGTATATGGCTTCAAGAATAGTTATTCAAAGCTCAAAAGTAGAAGGCCACATTCACATTTTTTTAAGTTATAATATATGTTGTGCTGTTTTTCAACTTCGATCTCTGATATTCAAGCAAAGACAAAGGTGATGACAGCACAGACTTTCTGAGCTTTGGAAGATCCTTGCTGCAGATGTATATGGCTTCAAGGATACTGATTCAGAGCTCAGAAGCAAAGAAAGATAAATTcacaccttttttttttgttttctacccAATGTTGTGTTGTTTTTCAACTCCGATATCTGATGTTCAAGCAAAGACAAGGTGATGACAACACGGTTTTCTACCAAATGTTGTGTTGTTTTTCAACTCCGATCTCTGATGTTCAAGCAGAGACAAAGGTGATGACAACACAGACTTTGTGAGCTTTGGAAGATCCTTGCCGCAGATGTCAAAGCTTCAAGGATACTTATTCAAAGCTCAGAAATGGAAGGCAAATTTCATAGTTTTTTTTCCTTTGTCCAATGCTTCGTTACTATTAGTTGAGAAAACATTTAGCAAAATAGTACCTTTTAGCAGATTGCACTGTTAGGTTGCAGTTTAAGGTTGAACTTATGCAAATATAGCCATAGCATCCAAGCTAAATAGTGACATAAACAACAGAAATTACAGGACATTTTGCCTGTTTCAGAAGGAGCATGTCTGTTTTAGAAGTGAAGAACTACCCTGTCATTGCATCTTGTAGAATTTGAAGTAAGTACGAATTTCTAAAGAGCCAAAAGCAAATTAGTAGTGCCCTTATCGATCTGTAGGGACTACATTAATGTTTCAAGAAAGGCCTTACACAAAAAAACTAAGGCCCATATAAAATGTGTTTACCAAAGCATATCTTTTTGTCCAACCACACCCCAAGAAAACTGCATGTCAGAGACAACTAAACCTTTCTCTTGGGACATAGTAGCAAGACTAGGTTGATGTTAATTAGTATGAGCTTAACCTAAGATATCTGAAAGAAAAGGAAAGTATTATAATGTAGCAGCCAAAGGTGAGATGAAATTTTGCTTACCTAAGGACACCTTCAACACATTCATCAATAAATGTGAAGGATCTGGTTTGCAGGCCATCGCCCCACATCTCAAAGCGCCCAGTGGAGGTTAAAGCCTTCCTGCAGAAAGCAGCAGGCGCCTTCTCCCTTCCACCTATATTGCCAAATAATAAACATAGGGCAACATCATTTAGAAAATTGAGAGCACCAACAAAAACTGGCAAAATATTACTAGTTACCAGATAGCAACTTACCTTTCCATGTTCCAAAGGGACCATATATGTTGTGAAAGCGACCGACCCGGCACTCAATGCCAAAATCCTTTGTATAGTGCTTGCACAGTTCCTCAGTAGCAAGTTTTTCCAAGCCATAGGCATCTTGAGGCTAAAAATTAGGCATCACTTCAGTTAAAACCATTTCACCTTCACAAGTCGCAGCTCAAGTAAGAGGCAATTAACACAAGCATAAAGAAATGTGAAAGTTTAGAAACCTCAGCAGGCCAAGCATCTGACTCCTTTAAGCTAACTACAGTTTCCAACTGCTTAAATTCAGGGTAGATGCAGGCACTTGATGCATAAAAGAACCTGCCATGGAAACAGACAGAAATTTCAAACTTTGTTTCAAGGGATGAGCACTAAATTAACCTCAGTTGCATTTGACAGCAATGCTCTCATAAAGTAGTTTGTTTTGGGCCCTTCAAACAAATGCAAACATTTCCTGAGTTTTTTGTTTTCCGAATTTAACGTTTAATTTTGTAACTGCACCATTTAAAGGTTAAAAGTGCACACAAATTCAATATCATATTTGGAAGTTTCTCAATACTTTATACACCTTAAGAAAGTATATGAGGACCATTATCTAGGCAAAAGAAATGGACAAGGTCAGTACCTCCACGTCACAGACGAGAGACAGGCAAATATATACTTGTCCGGCGTCACCAACTCAACAAGTGGAAAAGCCCGCCAATGCATATTTCACAATGAGCTATTTATGTCTACACATGAGTATGCTATGTGCAGCATGGGAACAGGATAATAAATCTTATGATACTTTCCCAGGTTGTCGCTTAGCGCCATCAATCAAATGAGCCTAAGTGACCAATGAATACCCTTTGTGGACCAATCCAAAGTTTCAAACCCAAAAAAGAATATACTAAGTGGTGTCGGTGCACGTGCAAACATATCAACGGCTTTCCATAATATAGTAATTAATGCGGACTGTTTAATAATTCTTCACAGTAGAAAACCAGCAAAATTTTCATGGACAAAAGTATTATCTTTGCAGTTTGTTTGCATTTCAAGATTTCCTCATTGGACAATTTTATCATTGGAGACAATAAGATTAGCTCATCAGGGGTAAAAGCATGATAAACAAAAAGCCACCTTCAGGCGAGAAATTACCTCTTGACACCGTTAATTCTAGCAGCCTCAAGCATGTTAAAGCTGATCATGGTGTTGTTGTACATGATCACAGAGTGGTTGGACTGGATGAAGCCCATCCCACCCATATCAGCCGCGAGGTTGAACACATGGTCAACCCCCGTGGTGACCTTGAGGCAGTTGTCCATCACCCTCAGGTCCACGAGGTGGAACTCGTGGCAGAACATGTCCTCGGACATGTGCTCGTTCTTCTTCCAGTCAGAGGCAATGATGTAATGGCCCTCACTCTTGAGGCGGCGCGCGATGTGGGAGGCAATGAACCCGCCAGCACCAGTGATGGAGATCCTCAGCTTCTCAAACGGCCAGTACGGCTCCTTCTCCAGCTCGGCGTATGTGTACTCCTTGTTGAGTGCCATTGTCACCACGATCTTCTATTTCTATAGCTCTAGTTTTAGGATGAAAATATTCAAACAAAGTCAACACGATCTTCTATTTCTACAGCTCATCGACAATGAGAATGAACCCCCAATATTTCCAGGAAACAAACTTGAATGTTTAGGAATACAGGGCAAAAGCTTTCGCTCCTCTGTTTTCGATAAATCAAAACAAAGCATCACGAGCATCCACAGCAGCCATGCAGCTCTCGGCGATTTTCAATTAGCATAGTTGACTATATTCACAGGATTAACCAACACTAAGTGGTGCCCCTGTGAATGAGTAGTGTTGCATCTGCACGAGTTCACACTTCACAGGAAGTAAAACACCACCAAATAGGTATTGCGCAATGGACAGGAATAAAGATTCGGATCTGATTGGTTTCGGCGAAGGAATTAAATCCTACAGCAATGGGATCAATTCAACCAGGCGACCCACCCAAAACAAGAAGAGGGCGCGACGTCGGCTACCAGGAGACGAAAAATTCGACCCGCGGCGCCGGTGAGGGTGCCCCTGGGGACGGCGCGCGAGCGAGGAAACAAATGCGCAGGCACGAGCGCACGACCCTAAACCATGCCGCGACCCTAGAACTGGTGTTCCAGACCCCGAGCGCCGGCGGAAAATTTTTCACCAAAGTATGAAAAGGGTACTGTATACCTGGCAATGGCAAACGGTTGCGCGGCGGACCGGCGGCTGGAGTGAGACCGGAGGGAGGACCGGAGGAGTCTGGTTCCTGAATCTTGACAGGGGGAAAACGGCTCGCCGGATCTCCTCCCACCTCCGGCAGCTCTTAAATAGGAGTAGCAGCGATGGCGAGACGGCCGCGTCTTGTCTcttgtggaggtggaggtggaggtggagagcTTGACTCCGAGGAGAGCCTAGTGTATCTCTTTCTTGCAAATTGGACCCTGAATTTTTTGGTTTTCCTGCGCATACGCCTgagtatgacttggaaaagtccTCGCGTGCTTCTATATTTCAAATTGAAAATTTTCAACTTGTAGGTTTATTTAATTCGAGTGAACACGTTGGGATGTGTAGCAAAAATGAAGTAACCTGTCGAACTCCATCGAAGCAAGATGAAACAAGGTACAGAAGAGAAAATTCACAAAAACAAAAGGGTATGGAAGAGAGAATGCATACCTAGATGTAGAAAATGCATTTATTTTTTGATGGGAAGTATTTTTTATATCAGTTTTGAAACTGAATTGTTCTACATTATGGTACTTATAAAGCAGCTGAACACGGCCTAAGTTTGTGGTCAATAAACCCTAAGTCATGATAGTACGATCGTGTTTTGCAGTGCATAAAGACCAGGATTTTTTCTCCTATAGAATAAAAAACTTAGGCCGAGCGATTCATGCCTAATATTGACAGGGCAACAAGTTTTTATGTACTAGTTATTTGCTTGAGTACCATGTCACACTttgtgcctgtttagttcccaaaattttacaaaaattttcaagattttccgtcacatcgaatctttggacgcatgcatgaagcattaaatataaataaaaaataaaactaattacacagtttagacgaaattcacgagacgaatcttttaagcctaattagactatgattggacactaattgccaaataacaacgaaagtactacagtaccatttcccaaaaaaattcgccaactaaacaaagcCTTTCTTAGCGCTTGGTGCCACgtggtatatatatattttttgccgGATTTATGCGGGCAAGACACTTTGTCCAAGGTTAATTGTGGTAATGTGTTGCTAACAATTAAAGTAAAAATTTGAATTTGTCAGAGAAACGAGGTCAATCAAATAATCCTACATTAGGTGATTAGGTCCCAGACCAGACATTTGCGTATGCACCGAGAGTATGTGGTTTTAATTTGCTCATGTACCGTCGCTAAGTCTACAATTGCGTGTGCCATTTAATTTTCAGATCGCTAGTTCCTCTACAACGTGCAAGAACTTTGTTCTCGTACCAACCTTGCCACATGAATGATTGTACATTTGCACGACGATGTACGTACACACGTAGTTTTAGTCCgctgtttttttttctgttccATATTCGTCGTGCAGATCCAATCCGGCCGGCCTGGCGTCGTCACTGCTAGCTgctattttcattttttttccttcTCAAAAGGTGCCTTTCTCCATAGATGTATCAGTTGTGTTTGAGACCTGTTTGAAACAGGTACGTAGTAGAATCATCCTCTCTAGTAAAATTCTTAATTTTTCTCAAAAAAGAAGAGATACCTAATTTTTTCACGATCGTGCCTAGGCACATATTtcattaaggccctgtttggttgagctgtggctgtgggaaaaaactgttgtgggctgtgagctgtggaaaagctgctgtgggctgtgagctgtagaaaagctgaaagctgtttggttaaacaagtataaaatataccttttatctttatctctcttgaaacaactatggaagagctttttattccaccaatttcgaaaagcagaaagccaaaagccaaaagcagggtcaaaccagctttcaaaaatgaactacggaaaaacagctgcttctgaaaaagcaccctccaaaagtaacccctttggttgggcttttggcttttggggccaaaagccaaagccaaaaatcCAACCAAACAGGACCTAAGAAGAATAGAGTTTGTTACAGGATACGGACACGATGGTAATTCGGGGTTACCAAGGGCCGATCGAAAGCGAGTACGAAGGCACACGAGGTTGTAATTACGTCATACAAATTTCGCGACCGTTGTTGCAGGGCTCAAATTGACGCCATCagtgcaccgaagtgcttgtagccCACCATGCACCAAGCGTCAGTTTCTTCCTGGATGGAGACCTCAAGACGCGCCGCCGAGGTTGACACTCCATTGAAGGTTCTTGCATTGCGTTCTTTCCAAATGGACCaaccgatgaggaagaagaggaagtcaAACCCACGGCGGAGCTGTTATGATACCTAATAAAGATGACTTTGAGTAAAACTACTGGTTGGATCTTTACATTGAATATTTTGCATGTCAGTgatctatcttttttttttctctctctctgtaaCTAGGCCACTTCTGAACGAGAAAGTACTACACTTGAGTTAGGCATGCTAGGCTGCTAGCTGACCCGGACCCACGTGCCTTGTACTGAAACAGGTAAACGACGTACACTGTGTTTGTTTGTACACTACTTTACTTAGGAAAAGGCGTAACAACCAAAGATGGTAGTAAAACTGAGCCCTCGTTTAGTCgggtgaatttggattttgggactaTTGTagtacgttcgtttttatttggcaaatagtgttcaaacatggattaattaggctcaaaacgttcgtctcgcaatttcccaccaaactgtacaattagttttattttcgtctacatttaatgctccatacataggccgcaaacattcgatgtgatagatactatagcaactttttagactttggggtccaactaaacaagcgtGAAGAAACGAAACGAGGGGGAAAGAAATTCATGGTGGAGAAATCAATGCGCGCAATGCGGCGTGAATCATTGGCAGACTCATCTTGGAGCTAATTAACTCCAGTTGACCTAGCCCCTGGCCCTGGGCCATGCAAAAAGACCATTGACTAAatgactaaggccttgtttagatgccatctaaattccaagttttttcactatcttttcatcacatcaatttttagccacttgcatggagtattaaatgtaggtaaaaaaaataactaattacacagtttagttagaaatcacgagatgaatcttttgagcttagttggtccacgattggacaatatttaccaaataagacgaaagtagtACTATTTATCAGGTTCAAAAATTTTGCAAAGTGAACCAGGCCTAATGGGAAGAGTGGACTCCATGGAATCGAATTCGATGTACCGATGTGATCGAAGCAGTCATCACCTAGGTTTACTAAAATTACTGATAAATTGATTGAGCTGTGCTTGACCTTGACCtagagcctgttcgctggttgatttctgggttgataagtccggctggtgctggtttgttgtaagaaaaaaacactgttggctggctgataagtcctgactgaaaccaacaagcgaacaggctgatagctAACTAAGCTAGGGGGGTCACTGCTTTGCTTAAACTTAAACTTAACTAGTGTATGTGCACGCCACCGGTTTAGCCCGCCACCATAGCAGCTTCACATATGTTCGCTGCTGTTTAGACCATTGGTTCAAGTACACGTGCCTCATGGCCTTCCATATCTCAAGAGTTAAAGCATAATCCCTCCATCCCATAATAAACACTAGTAATAAGTTTTCTAAGATTTAATGTTTGCCCCAGAAAATTAACATTAATTCTACATAGAAACATGGAACATTGTCTCCCAATATGCATGGAAGCTAATCATGAGTGCATGCAAACACAAACTACCAAATTCAAGAGATGTCCTTTGCAAGAGGAAAGGAGATGAAGAGATATCCTTTGTCAGTGTCCTCAATCTGTGTAAAAATTTCTAGAAACTTATTTATTATGAGATGAAGGAAGTAGGTGTTTAGATCATACTATATTATACCCCCTGTTCTAAAATCTAGGACATGCTTGTTTAGTTCGCTACCACACTTTACTATGAATttttgtcctgttcgcttggctgataacaCTACTGGAAAatgggactttgccgagtgcctgagactttgccgagtgttttttatcggggcactcggcaaagcaatattttgccgagtgtcgcactcggcaaaataaagcactcggcaaagttagctttgccgagtgctagtcaCTCGGTAAAGCTGGACTCTCGGCAAAactaggctttgccgagtgccgtgctcggcaaagatcccactcggcaaaaggtgaCCGGCCCGTGAtggcggccacctgccgtcagattttgccgagtgcctaacggctggcactcggcaattttttttatttttaaaaacttattttgtcgagtgccagcccaggcactcggcaaattttttttttattttttaaaaacatattttgccgagtgtaagccttgggcacttggcaattttttttaatttttaaagcttattttgccgagtgccagcgccaggcactcggtaaattttttttatttttgaaaatcaaatTTGCCGacgtttttggcatccgacgtcacaacttgctcgaaaccttcttaattttttaccacagcctccacatgcgataacacgatgcctcgacaagtttcgtgatttttagacttcgtttgcattttatataatttaaaatcacatttccggcaagtacctcgacatgttacgtcaacgagatgctcgagatttcatgtgagttcctggatacggcctaaacataccctaaatatcatgagtatcaatttttggatgaccaaagtctattattccatgtacctgctgttcaaatttgaaatatcccgaaaaattcgacgaaacgaaataaactaatgaaatatatcaaaaaaagtcaaaattgccccaaattttaaaatagagtttgaaatactgtcacaaggccccagaaaaaaatttgggcccaaaatcaaaaaacaaaaaaaattgccgagtgccatgggggacactcggcaaagtgggctttgccgagtgccggcccagggggcactcggcaaagttaattttcaaaaaaaattgccCAAAAAGCCCACCGGCCTAACCCCCGCGTGGCCCAACCCCCCAGCCACCcgcccgctcccccgcgcccaccccagccgccgccgcgcccacccccgccgctgccgcgccctcgccggcaaatcgccgccgccgacgagcccCGTCCTCG
This sequence is a window from Miscanthus floridulus cultivar M001 chromosome 10, ASM1932011v1, whole genome shotgun sequence. Protein-coding genes within it:
- the LOC136485296 gene encoding GDP-mannose 3,5-epimerase 2, whose amino-acid sequence is MALNKEYTYAELEKEPYWPFEKLRISITGAGGFIASHIARRLKSEGHYIIASDWKKNEHMSEDMFCHEFHLVDLRVMDNCLKVTTGVDHVFNLAADMGGMGFIQSNHSVIMYNNTMISFNMLEAARINGVKRFFYASSACIYPEFKQLETVVSLKESDAWPAEPQDAYGLEKLATEELCKHYTKDFGIECRVGRFHNIYGPFGTWKGGREKAPAAFCRKALTSTGRFEMWGDGLQTRSFTFIDECVEGVLRLTKSDFREPVNIGSDEMVSMNEMAEIVLSFENKQLPIHHIPGPEGVRGRNSDNTLIKEKLGWAPTMRLKDGLRITYFWIKEQLEKEKAEGMDLSVYGSSKVVQTQAPVQLGSLRAADGKE